Proteins encoded within one genomic window of Catenulispora sp. EB89:
- a CDS encoding ABC-F family ATP-binding cassette domain-containing protein encodes MSATVVAKELTAGHGDRVLFSGLDLVVSPGDVVGLVGVNGAGKSTLLRLLAGLDRPEHGSVQLSPPSATIGHLPQEPERRPEETVRQFLARRTGVTAAQEALDAATAGLVESAPGADDAYSESLERWLSLGGADLDERAEAVAADLGLAVDLDQAMTSLSGGQAARAGLASLLLSRYDVFLLDEPTNDLDLDGLERLERFVGGLRAPVALISHDREFLARTVNRVVELDLAQQLIRQVGGGYEDFLREREVERQHAREEYEEYADTKAGLEARVHMQRNWLEKGVKNALKKRPDNDKILAKARAEGTEKQAAKARQTERRIERLEVVDEPRKEWELRMTIAAAPRSGAVVATLRDGVVRRGDFTLGPVNLQIDWAEKVAITGANGSGKTTLLAALLGRLPLDEGSSALGPGVVVGEVDQARGLFLGEQALLRAFEEQVPDMEPAEVRTLLAKFGLKAEHVLRSAATLSPGERTRAALALLQARGVNLLVLDEPTNHLDLAAIEQLEAALANYPGTLLLVTHDRRMLEAVQTTRRLSVDAGKVTEV; translated from the coding sequence ATGAGCGCCACGGTCGTCGCCAAGGAACTCACAGCCGGCCACGGCGACCGCGTCCTGTTCTCCGGCCTGGACCTCGTGGTCTCCCCCGGCGACGTGGTCGGGCTGGTCGGGGTGAACGGCGCCGGCAAGTCCACGCTGCTGCGCCTGCTCGCCGGGCTCGACCGGCCGGAGCACGGCAGCGTCCAGCTCAGTCCGCCGAGCGCCACGATCGGCCATCTGCCGCAGGAGCCCGAGCGGCGGCCCGAGGAGACGGTCCGGCAGTTCCTGGCCCGCCGCACCGGTGTGACCGCCGCACAGGAGGCGCTGGACGCCGCGACGGCCGGTCTGGTGGAGAGCGCGCCCGGCGCCGACGACGCGTACTCCGAGAGCTTGGAGCGCTGGCTGAGCCTCGGCGGCGCCGACCTCGACGAGCGCGCCGAGGCGGTGGCCGCCGATCTCGGGCTGGCCGTGGACCTGGACCAGGCGATGACCTCGCTGTCCGGCGGGCAGGCCGCGCGCGCAGGCCTGGCCTCGCTCCTGCTGAGCCGCTACGACGTCTTCCTGCTCGATGAGCCGACCAACGACCTCGATCTGGACGGCCTGGAGCGCCTGGAGCGCTTCGTCGGCGGCCTGCGCGCCCCGGTGGCCCTGATCAGCCACGACCGCGAGTTCCTGGCGCGCACCGTGAACCGCGTCGTCGAGCTCGACCTCGCGCAGCAGCTGATCCGGCAGGTCGGCGGCGGCTATGAGGACTTCCTGCGGGAGCGGGAGGTCGAGCGGCAGCACGCGCGCGAGGAGTACGAGGAGTACGCCGACACCAAGGCGGGTCTGGAAGCGCGTGTGCATATGCAGCGCAACTGGCTGGAGAAGGGCGTCAAGAACGCTCTGAAGAAGCGGCCGGACAACGACAAAATCCTGGCGAAGGCGCGCGCGGAGGGAACCGAGAAGCAAGCGGCGAAGGCCCGCCAGACGGAGCGGCGCATCGAGCGCCTGGAAGTCGTGGACGAGCCCCGCAAGGAGTGGGAGCTGCGGATGACGATCGCCGCGGCGCCCCGTTCCGGCGCTGTGGTGGCGACGCTAAGGGATGGCGTCGTACGTCGCGGGGACTTCACCCTGGGCCCGGTGAACCTGCAGATCGACTGGGCCGAGAAGGTCGCGATCACCGGCGCGAACGGCTCGGGCAAGACCACCCTGCTGGCCGCCCTGCTCGGCCGCCTCCCACTGGACGAGGGCAGCTCGGCCCTGGGCCCCGGCGTGGTGGTCGGCGAGGTCGACCAGGCCCGCGGGCTCTTCCTCGGCGAGCAGGCCCTGCTGCGGGCGTTCGAGGAGCAGGTGCCGGACATGGAACCGGCCGAGGTCCGCACCCTGCTGGCGAAGTTCGGGCTGAAGGCGGAGCACGTTCTGCGCTCCGCCGCGACGCTCTCCCCCGGCGAGCGCACCCGCGCGGCGCTGGCGCTGCTCCAGGCCAGAGGCGTGAACCTGCTGGTCCTGGACGAGCCGACGAACCACCTGGACCTGGCCGCGATCGAGCAGCTGGAGGCGGCGTTGGCGAACTACCCGGGAACACTGCTGCTGGTGACGCACGACCGGCGGATGCTGGAGGCCGTGCAGACGACGCGCCGGCTGAGCGTGGACGCCGGCAAAGTCACCGAGGTCTAA
- a CDS encoding aminotransferase class IV, which yields MSTDKVWVDSGLVDAATPHISVFDHGFTVGDGVFEAIKAVGGRPFALTRHLRRLARSAAGLGLPPVDVDAVRHAVTETLLANDVPPLARIRITYSAGIAPLGSERGDHGPTLVVAVGASRAHAETTAIATVPWPRNERGALAGIKSTSYAENAKALAHAQRAGATEAVFADTTGRLCEGTGSNIFVVRDGRILTPTLDTGCLAGVTRALVLKWVPGAEETDLPVETLLDADEIFLTSTLRDVQGVHRADGRDLAAPGPVTKGAMAVFAERSAEDHDPE from the coding sequence ATGAGCACTGACAAAGTCTGGGTCGACTCCGGTCTCGTCGACGCCGCCACCCCGCACATCTCGGTCTTCGACCACGGCTTCACGGTCGGCGACGGCGTGTTCGAGGCGATCAAGGCGGTCGGCGGACGCCCCTTCGCGCTGACCCGGCACCTGCGACGGCTGGCCCGTTCGGCGGCCGGCCTCGGGCTGCCGCCGGTGGACGTCGACGCCGTCCGGCACGCCGTGACCGAGACCCTGCTCGCCAACGACGTGCCGCCGCTGGCCCGCATCCGGATCACCTACTCGGCGGGCATCGCGCCGCTCGGCTCCGAGCGCGGCGACCACGGCCCCACGCTCGTGGTGGCGGTCGGCGCGAGCCGGGCCCACGCCGAGACCACGGCGATCGCCACCGTGCCCTGGCCGCGCAACGAGCGCGGAGCCCTGGCGGGCATCAAGTCGACGTCTTACGCGGAGAACGCTAAAGCGTTGGCGCACGCACAGCGCGCCGGAGCGACCGAAGCGGTGTTCGCCGACACCACCGGACGCCTGTGCGAGGGCACCGGCAGCAACATCTTCGTGGTCCGCGACGGCCGTATCCTCACGCCGACCCTGGACACCGGCTGCCTGGCCGGCGTCACCCGGGCCCTGGTCCTGAAGTGGGTGCCCGGCGCCGAGGAGACGGACCTGCCGGTGGAGACCCTGCTGGACGCCGACGAGATCTTCCTGACCTCGACGCTGCGCGACGTGCAGGGCGTGCACCGCGCCGACGGCCGCGACCTCGCCGCGCCGGGCCCGGTCACCAAGGGCGCGATGGCCGTGTTCGCCGAGCGCTCCGCCGAGGACCACGACCCGGAGTGA
- a CDS encoding SsgA family sporulation/cell division regulator produces MSSSVTCELQLRLVISGDSSLPVPAGLRYDTADPYAVHATFHTGGQDTVDWVFARELLAEGLRRPTGTGDVRVWPSRSRGQAIVCLALSSPEGEALLEAPARALESFLKRTNTAVPPGLEHRFYDLDAELVHLFADN; encoded by the coding sequence ATGAGCTCATCGGTCACCTGTGAGCTGCAGCTGCGTCTCGTCATCTCCGGCGACTCCTCGCTGCCGGTCCCCGCGGGCCTGCGCTACGACACCGCCGACCCTTACGCCGTGCACGCCACGTTCCACACCGGCGGGCAGGACACCGTGGACTGGGTCTTCGCCCGGGAGTTGCTGGCCGAGGGGCTGCGCCGCCCCACCGGCACCGGCGACGTGCGGGTGTGGCCCTCGCGCAGCCGCGGGCAGGCGATCGTGTGTCTGGCGCTCAGTTCACCGGAGGGTGAGGCGCTCCTGGAGGCTCCCGCGCGGGCCCTGGAGAGCTTCCTCAAGCGCACCAACACCGCCGTCCCGCCCGGTCTCGAGCACCGCTTCTACGACTTGGACGCCGAGCTCGTGCACCTGTTCGCCGACAACTGA
- a CDS encoding alpha-ketoglutarate-dependent dioxygenase AlkB, producing the protein MFDDAWFQGSLLDVDTPESVGALGAAVERVPLTDGAWLDLRRGWLTGADDLFARLMETVPWRAERRMMYERVVAVPRLLCFYGDGEDLPDPLLTEARATLDHHYAPELGEPFTTAGLCLYRDGRDSVAWHGDTIGRGSSEDTMVAILSLGTPRTLALRPRGGGTPPLRFEIGHGDLLVMGGSCQRTWEHAVPKSARPLGPRISVQFRPRGVR; encoded by the coding sequence ATGTTCGACGACGCCTGGTTCCAGGGATCCCTCCTCGACGTCGACACGCCCGAGTCCGTCGGCGCCCTCGGCGCCGCGGTGGAGCGCGTGCCGCTGACCGACGGCGCCTGGCTGGATCTGCGCCGCGGCTGGCTCACCGGAGCGGACGACCTGTTCGCCCGCCTGATGGAGACGGTGCCCTGGCGCGCCGAACGCCGGATGATGTACGAACGCGTGGTCGCCGTCCCCCGCCTGCTCTGCTTCTACGGCGACGGCGAGGACCTCCCCGACCCCCTGCTCACCGAGGCGCGCGCGACCCTCGATCACCACTACGCCCCCGAACTCGGCGAACCCTTCACCACAGCCGGCCTGTGCCTCTACCGCGACGGCCGCGACAGCGTCGCCTGGCACGGCGACACCATCGGCCGCGGCTCGTCCGAGGACACGATGGTCGCGATCCTGTCCCTGGGCACTCCGCGCACACTGGCCCTGCGGCCGCGCGGTGGCGGCACTCCGCCGCTGCGTTTCGAGATCGGCCACGGCGACCTGCTGGTGATGGGCGGCAGCTGCCAACGGACGTGGGAGCACGCGGTGCCGAAATCGGCGCGGCCCTTGGGGCCTCGGATCAGTGTTCAGTTCCGTCCGCGCGGTGTGCGGTGA